A genomic segment from Dietzia psychralcaliphila encodes:
- the carA gene encoding glutamine-hydrolyzing carbamoyl-phosphate synthase small subunit: MTPHNGTTVATGGRHPAALVLEDGRIHRGTAFGATGTTLGEAVFTTGMSGYQETLTDPSYYRQIVVSTAPQIGNTGWNDEDGESLLDGQNGGGRIWVSGLVIRDLSRRASNYRSERTLEDEMLDQGIVGIAGVDTRAVVRHIRDLGAMKAGIFSGADLVDDESMLATVRSQEPMAGASLAEVVSTDTAYVVEPEGPARHSVAALDLGIKTNTPRMLTARGVRVHVLPSSSTLQDVLDLDVDGVFLSNGPGDPATADAAVHLTKEVLSQGIPFFGICFGNQILGRALGLETYKMRFGHRGINIPVVEKATGKVAITSQNHGFALRAPESETWETPWGTATVTHVCANDGTVEGVALTDGSAFSVQYHPEAAAGPRDAADLFDRFVSLLDSVAGDGADNGSAHSRKGSN, encoded by the coding sequence GTGACACCGCACAACGGAACCACAGTCGCAACGGGGGGCCGCCACCCCGCCGCGCTCGTCCTCGAGGACGGCCGCATCCACCGCGGGACGGCGTTCGGGGCGACCGGCACCACCCTCGGCGAGGCCGTGTTCACCACCGGCATGTCCGGCTACCAGGAGACCCTCACCGACCCGTCCTACTACAGGCAGATCGTCGTCAGCACCGCGCCGCAGATCGGTAACACCGGATGGAACGACGAGGACGGTGAGTCGCTTCTCGACGGACAGAACGGCGGCGGCCGGATCTGGGTGTCGGGACTGGTGATCCGGGACCTGTCGCGCCGCGCGTCCAACTACCGGTCCGAGCGCACACTCGAGGACGAGATGCTCGACCAGGGCATCGTGGGGATCGCCGGTGTCGACACCCGTGCGGTCGTCCGCCACATCCGGGATCTCGGAGCGATGAAGGCCGGCATCTTCTCCGGCGCGGACCTGGTCGACGACGAGTCGATGCTCGCGACCGTCCGGTCCCAGGAGCCAATGGCGGGGGCGTCGCTGGCGGAGGTCGTCTCCACCGACACCGCCTACGTGGTCGAGCCCGAGGGGCCGGCACGCCATTCGGTGGCCGCACTCGATCTGGGCATCAAGACCAACACCCCCCGCATGCTCACCGCACGCGGCGTGCGGGTCCACGTGCTCCCCTCGAGCTCGACCCTGCAGGACGTACTGGACCTCGACGTGGACGGGGTGTTCCTCTCCAACGGTCCGGGGGATCCGGCCACCGCCGACGCGGCGGTGCACCTGACCAAGGAGGTCCTGAGCCAGGGGATCCCGTTCTTCGGGATCTGCTTCGGTAACCAGATCCTGGGCAGGGCACTGGGACTCGAGACCTACAAGATGAGGTTCGGCCACCGCGGGATCAACATCCCCGTGGTCGAGAAGGCAACAGGGAAGGTCGCCATCACCTCCCAGAACCACGGGTTCGCGCTGCGCGCCCCGGAGTCCGAGACCTGGGAGACACCCTGGGGCACGGCCACCGTCACCCACGTGTGCGCGAACGACGGGACCGTCGAGGGGGTCGCCCTCACCGACGGTTCCGCCTTCTCCGTCCAGTACCACCCCGAGGCCGCGGCGGGTCCACGTGACGCCGCCGACCTCTTCGACCGCTTCGTCAGCCTGCTCGACTCAGTAGCCGGTGACGGCGCCGACAACGGTTCCGCACACTCCAGAAAGGGCTCGAACTGA
- the nusB gene encoding transcription antitermination factor NusB, translating into MSDDVDYRRRGSRFRARKRAVALLFEAELRDADVVGLAEERRRMGEESQEFHDVAPYTMDIVTGVAERLDRLDSMIAEHLREWTLERLPAIDRAVLRAGAWELMFGTEDVDAAIVIDQAVLLISELSNEKSVAYVNAVLDRVAGLAEHIRAAERAVSSLEQAPASDVSEPTPDPSEASPED; encoded by the coding sequence ATGTCAGACGACGTCGACTACCGGCGCCGGGGATCTCGGTTCCGGGCACGCAAACGTGCCGTGGCTCTGCTGTTCGAGGCGGAGCTCCGGGACGCCGACGTGGTGGGGCTCGCCGAGGAACGCCGCCGGATGGGCGAGGAGTCGCAGGAGTTCCACGACGTGGCGCCCTACACGATGGACATCGTGACGGGGGTTGCCGAACGTCTCGACCGTCTCGACTCGATGATCGCCGAGCACCTCCGTGAATGGACGCTCGAACGCCTCCCGGCGATCGACCGCGCGGTGCTGCGTGCCGGCGCGTGGGAGCTCATGTTCGGCACGGAGGACGTGGACGCGGCCATCGTGATCGATCAGGCGGTGCTCCTGATCTCCGAACTGTCCAACGAGAAGTCGGTGGCGTACGTCAACGCCGTACTGGACCGTGTCGCAGGTCTCGCCGAGCACATCCGGGCAGCCGAACGCGCGGTGTCCTCACTGGAGCAGGCACCGGCGTCGGACGTGTCGGAGCCCACCCCCGACCCGTCGGAGGCGAGCCCGGAAGACTGA
- a CDS encoding dihydroorotase: protein MSALEPPTLLLRRVRPYGEGDPVDVLVRDGLIAAIGPDAGDDLPGHAEIHDMDGAVLLPGFVDLHTHLREPGREDTETVATGSSAAARGGYTAVFAMANTQPPQDNQTVTDSVWRIGRSVGLCDVHPVGAVTVGLKGEQLTEMGQMASGEARVRIFSDDGMCVYDPLVMRRALEYSAGLGVLIAQHAEEPRLTRGAVAHEGPTAARLGLTGWPRSAEESIVARDAILARDAGARVHICHASTTGTVELLKWAKAQGISITAEVTPHHLLLDDTRLESYDGVYRVNPPLRESHDTLALREALVSGVIDCVATDHAPHAAQEKCCEFAAARPGMLGLETALPIVAALLVESGEMTWRDLARVMSTRPAEIAGLTDQGRPIQVGEPANLAVVDPDSPWTVVGDELASLSANTPYEGMTFAARVVGTVYRGRMTSRDGEVLA from the coding sequence GTGAGTGCCCTCGAACCCCCGACCCTGCTGCTGCGCCGGGTCCGGCCCTACGGGGAGGGAGACCCCGTCGACGTGCTCGTGAGGGACGGGCTCATCGCCGCGATCGGACCGGACGCCGGTGACGATCTGCCCGGGCACGCCGAGATCCACGACATGGACGGCGCCGTCCTGCTCCCCGGGTTCGTCGACCTCCACACCCACCTCCGTGAGCCCGGCCGGGAGGACACCGAGACCGTCGCCACCGGGTCATCGGCAGCGGCTCGGGGCGGGTACACGGCGGTGTTCGCCATGGCCAACACCCAACCGCCGCAGGACAACCAGACGGTCACCGACTCCGTGTGGCGGATCGGCCGATCCGTGGGTCTGTGTGACGTCCACCCGGTGGGTGCGGTCACCGTCGGCCTGAAGGGTGAGCAACTCACCGAGATGGGCCAGATGGCCTCCGGCGAGGCCCGGGTGAGGATCTTCTCCGACGACGGCATGTGCGTCTACGACCCGCTGGTGATGCGTCGCGCCCTCGAATACTCCGCCGGCCTCGGTGTGCTGATCGCTCAGCACGCGGAGGAGCCACGCCTGACCAGGGGGGCGGTCGCCCACGAGGGGCCAACGGCCGCGCGTCTCGGGCTCACCGGTTGGCCGCGCTCGGCGGAGGAGTCCATCGTCGCCCGCGACGCCATCCTGGCCCGTGACGCCGGTGCGCGCGTCCACATCTGCCACGCGTCCACCACCGGCACGGTCGAGCTGCTCAAGTGGGCCAAGGCGCAGGGGATCTCGATCACCGCGGAGGTCACCCCGCACCACCTGCTGCTCGACGACACGAGGCTCGAGTCCTACGACGGCGTCTACCGGGTCAACCCACCCCTCCGTGAATCCCACGACACCCTCGCCCTGCGCGAGGCGCTCGTGTCAGGGGTGATCGACTGCGTGGCCACCGACCACGCCCCCCACGCCGCCCAGGAGAAGTGCTGCGAGTTCGCCGCCGCGCGCCCGGGCATGCTCGGGTTGGAGACGGCGCTGCCCATCGTCGCGGCCCTCCTGGTCGAGTCCGGGGAGATGACCTGGCGCGACCTGGCCCGCGTGATGAGCACCCGACCCGCCGAGATCGCCGGCCTCACGGACCAGGGGCGGCCGATCCAGGTGGGGGAGCCGGCCAACCTCGCCGTCGTCGATCCCGACTCCCCGTGGACCGTCGTCGGTGACGAACTCGCAAGTCTGTCCGCCAACACCCCTTACGAGGGGATGACGTTCGCCGCTCGTGTCGTGGGCACCGTATACCGGGGCCGTATGACCAGCCGCGACGGAGAGGTACTCGCATGA
- the pyrR gene encoding bifunctional pyr operon transcriptional regulator/uracil phosphoribosyltransferase PyrR — protein MSADGSETTSVSLFTSDDVARTVSRLAHQIIERTAADAPGSGPVVLLGIPTRGVPLAHRLATRIREFSGAAVHAGSLDVTLYRDDLAGGPHRPMSPTTVPAEGIDGATVILVDDVLFSGRTIRAAFDALRDLGRPARVQLAVLVDRGHRELPIRADYVGKNVPTSREEGVSVRLTETDDVDAVVLRRPTQEDAR, from the coding sequence GTGAGCGCTGACGGTTCGGAGACGACCTCGGTTTCACTCTTCACGTCTGACGACGTCGCCAGGACGGTGTCCCGCTTGGCACATCAGATCATCGAACGCACGGCTGCGGACGCACCCGGCTCGGGGCCCGTCGTGCTGCTCGGCATCCCGACCCGGGGGGTCCCCCTGGCGCACCGGCTGGCGACGCGGATCCGGGAGTTCAGCGGAGCCGCGGTACATGCCGGTTCGCTGGACGTGACCCTGTACCGGGACGACCTCGCCGGTGGCCCACACCGCCCGATGAGCCCGACCACGGTCCCGGCGGAGGGGATCGACGGCGCGACCGTCATCCTGGTCGACGACGTCCTCTTCTCCGGCCGCACCATCCGGGCCGCCTTCGACGCGCTGCGGGATCTCGGCAGGCCCGCGCGCGTCCAGCTCGCCGTCCTGGTCGACCGGGGGCATCGCGAGCTCCCGATCCGCGCGGACTACGTGGGGAAGAACGTCCCGACGTCCCGCGAGGAGGGCGTCTCGGTCCGACTCACCGAGACCGACGACGTCGACGCCGTGGTCCTCAGGCGGCCGACCCAGGAGGATGCCCGGTGA
- a CDS encoding aspartate carbamoyltransferase catalytic subunit → MKHLLSAADLDRDAALSILDEASRLKETLLGREVRKLPTLRGKTVLTVFYENSTRTRVSFETAGKWMSADVINVSASASSVQKGESLRDTAMTLTAVGADALIVRHPASGSALQIAGWVAPGGVGPSVINAGDGMHEHPTQALLDAMTIRERLGGIEGRRVVIVGDILHSRVARSNALLLSTLGAEVVLVAPPTLLPVGVGDWPVRASTDLDAELAGADAVMMLRVQAERMNGGFFPSAREYAVRYGLGPARASRLRENAVVLHPGPMVRGMEIGFDTADAPSSAILQQVTNGVHVRMSVLLHTLVGTEGNPE, encoded by the coding sequence GTGAAACATCTGCTCTCCGCCGCCGATCTCGACCGTGACGCGGCGCTGTCCATCCTGGACGAGGCCAGCCGACTCAAGGAGACGCTCCTCGGTCGCGAGGTGCGCAAGCTTCCCACCCTCCGGGGGAAGACCGTCCTGACGGTGTTCTACGAGAACTCCACCCGGACGAGGGTCTCCTTCGAGACCGCGGGCAAGTGGATGAGCGCCGATGTCATCAACGTCTCCGCGAGTGCCTCCTCGGTGCAGAAGGGGGAGTCTCTCCGGGACACCGCGATGACGCTGACCGCCGTCGGTGCGGATGCGCTCATCGTGCGTCATCCCGCCTCGGGGTCCGCTCTCCAGATCGCGGGATGGGTCGCCCCCGGAGGGGTCGGCCCCTCGGTGATCAACGCCGGTGACGGAATGCACGAACACCCCACCCAGGCGCTGCTCGACGCGATGACCATCCGGGAGAGGCTCGGGGGGATCGAGGGCCGCCGTGTGGTGATCGTCGGCGACATCCTGCACTCGCGGGTGGCCCGGTCGAATGCACTGCTGCTGTCCACCCTCGGTGCCGAGGTCGTTCTGGTCGCGCCACCCACACTGCTGCCGGTGGGTGTCGGGGACTGGCCGGTCCGTGCCTCGACCGACCTCGACGCCGAGCTCGCCGGCGCGGATGCGGTGATGATGCTGCGTGTCCAGGCCGAGCGGATGAACGGCGGGTTCTTCCCGTCCGCCCGTGAATACGCGGTGCGCTACGGACTGGGGCCCGCCCGTGCGTCCCGACTCCGCGAGAACGCGGTGGTCCTCCATCCCGGACCGATGGTCCGCGGGATGGAGATCGGGTTCGACACGGCCGACGCACCGTCGTCCGCGATTCTCCAGCAGGTCACCAACGGTGTCCACGTGCGCATGTCGGTCCTGCTCCACACCCTTGTCGGAACGGAAGGAAACCCCGAGTGA